The following DNA comes from Brienomyrus brachyistius isolate T26 chromosome 16, BBRACH_0.4, whole genome shotgun sequence.
agggcggggtacctgatcgtcactgagatagttgggcaggcctccgacaaagagcttgtgtggcgagtctggaaccacggtggagacgacccctgcagacagagcggcacggcgcccaaagccggccgatcacagcaaaccgtcaacatgccggataatgaccacgagcaaacggcgcgagtgaaataagccaacttcaaatcagtatgacgtcgttatctcctatataatatcagataaatgtaactccagcaaaaaaatacctaaatactggggcagtttgacgactgttttttgtctctcccatcttgctctccatgggagatgctgacacatgcagcaccagtcaaaagtatggacacacctgctcttaatgcatttgtctctattttagctgttattcaccttatagtaaaaggcctttgggcatggaagttatgcatatgaagtactgcaaagacaaaatttttgtctcttcaaaataggagccattggcttcgatgacagcattgcggactcaaccagctaacatatgtacccacctggaccgtttctccaacagtcctcgagtttccacaagttctgcgcgcaagctggctaccttactcttactctcatccaactgatcccaaaccagctctatagagtttaggttggggggctgtggggaccatctctttcctagttcacaaggtaataagctacttgcataaccttcaaggtgggctttgggtcattatcttgctgaaaaacaagtcattttcagtaggtgtgtccagaatttttaactagaataggagccagcaaccctagaacaatttgggggttagggtccttgctcaagggcccagtggtgaaatcactctgccaaccctgccaaccagcaaccttcttttcatgggcaaacatcacagagccacacaacacccctatgttaacagtaagaagtgagtgactgagctgtgtgtgtgtgtgtgtggctcagctggttaggatgccagcgttatcatcagaagatcactggttcacatcactggtgatcacaccactgggccggcgagtttgctctagggacaggctgaccctgatttctcaaaaaaaaaaaaaaaaaaaaacattcttcactttggataaaactgtctgctaaatatttacaacattaagtaaataaaagtgaaagtctccctctttatatgacaagacatccgcagcttgcgaaggacagtcagtccgtaacgagtacaaaaaactggccttgccgatcggctcttcaaaggtaaataaagattaaggttatgacggcgacaagcaaaacggacctggtacgtggaaggcgggctgctctgagatgccaggcagggggcgatagtcgtggggccgcctgatttttaacgactgaccctggaaaatgatgccgtcgaaggccattgcctgcgtggtctcatccacggaccgaaactagggcagaacgaagaacgtcgttaatcagggaaggctgcggtctccgcctggacacagcagccattaggcaggaaagactcttacttcaaggaaggcaaagttcttgtcctggtttatctgaacagcgaggacgggattggtgggaccttgacataagccagccaatcgcatctgggtattgaagaaatccgccatggcctcctaaaaagacaggcagacacactgaatgaagacaggcagacgtctgaagacatcaaaacaggcaaacgagaaaaaaaatgactgacaagtctagtacatttatctatttattttgcggacactttcatccaaagcaacatacatttcattgaagaagcaggaccagacagttcctagagcaaatagtgcttaagggctgcgctcgggggcccaatggtgaaatcactctgctgcccaagggatttgaaccaacaaccttcttgtgaccggctcagtgtcctaactcactgagctacacatgacaccagtatgcatgacagaaggcaacgcgggactttgcctggactcacctccgtcaggccgaaggggatgttgccgacataaagccgcctggcctgccgggtcatctggctgccgaccatcggcacctgggtgggcgtcactgccacgccgctggtggtggatgttgccagtaa
Coding sequences within:
- the LOC125709972 gene encoding splicing factor U2AF 65 kDa subunit-like, translating into MQYKAMQAAGQIPTIALLATSTTSGVAVTPTQVPMVGSQMTRQARRLYVGNIPFGLTEEAMADFFNTQMRLAGLCQGPTNPVLAVQINQDKNFAFLEFRSVDETTQAMAFDGIIFQGQSLKIRRPHDYRPLPGISEQPAFHVPGVVSTVVPDSPHKLFVGGLPNYLSDDQVPRPQSLSPGSRPTTLLCFCPTAARGTQAGMHTHA